GATGACTCCAGTCTCTTTAAATTTGGACTCCTGTCATAAATAATATTATATGTTAGCTTCGGTGTACAcagaggtaaataaaaataaccacCGTGcctgctgtgactgtgtgtttatgtcatcTCATACTAGCTACCACCTTATCAACAAGCTAGCCCCGTGCACACTCTGGAGGTTTACCTTCAGCACCGGGGTGAGGAACTCCGCCACGCCGAGCGCCGTGCCTTTCACCGTGTTGATCACGTTCTGCATGTCGGcggttacaaaaaaaaaatactcctgAAAGCTTCCAAACCAAAGGTCTGATTATTTTGACATAGCTACTCAGAGGTAGAGAGCCAGCAAGAGCAAATCACATGACGCTCCTCCTGCTACTTCCGGTATCACAGTTTCTCGCGAGAAGTGCGGAGGTGACACAAATGTGCGTGGAAACCTCACTCTTAACAGCTAACGGATTAATATGTTTTTGATTGATCATCGATCGATTAATGTTGGTTGATTTGGAGcagctaggctaagctaacaatGCTGCTCAGGACAATGTGGAGACACTCGGTGAGGTTACGGGGAGCAAAGCGCCTTTACGTGGGATTCAGTACCGCAGCCCGGACCAGGTCCTGCTGCGGTACTCCGGGTAAGACATGGGTGAGACCGAGCGGGTTTGACACAGGCGTAAAGACCTACAACAGCCTGACCAAACAGAAGGAGCCGCTCATCCTGGCCAGAGAGGGAGTCGCTACCTGGTACGGAGAGCTACACGAAGGCAGCATGGAGTCTGGAAGCTGTGCGATAACTTGTCCGTGTGTTTCAGGTACAGCTGTGGACCCACCGTGTACGACCACGCCCACCTGGGTCACGCATGGTAATGATGTAAACACCGTCACtacaaacctgtgtgtgtgtgagagagagagctgatgACTTCACTAAAGATACTCTAGTTTGCCAATGTTATTTTCAAAGTCTCGCGAGATTATGCTGCTGAGACCCAGGAAAGCCTGAAATAAAGTTTCATTTCTTAAAAATACCGTTTTTATCTCAAAACATTTGGAACAGCTTGTAAGCACTGTTGACGTCGCCTGTTGGAATCAACTAACTGAGGTCTCTTGTGTCTTGTTTCCTTAACCGTCTCAGTTCATATGTTAGGTTTGACATCCTGCAGAGGATTCTGTCCCGGATGTTCGGAGTCACTGTCATTCATGCCATGGTCATCACTGACATCGATGACAAAATCATCAAAAGGAGTTGGGAGGTGAAGAATCAGccgcacgcctgtgtgtgtgtgaataaatcgTGTTTTATTCTAAacttttgtttccctgggttgACAGGAAAATGTTTCCTCAGCCTTCTTATCTAGAATGTATGAGGATGAATTCAAGAAGGACATGCTGTCACTGAAGGTGTGCTTGCTGCAGTAAAgtgaatgtaaacatgtgttttaatgattgtctataaacatgttgttgttgtcgttccTGAGGTGATTCCTCCTGCAGTGTATCTCAGAGTCACTGAGAATGTGCATCATATTGTTGCGTTTATCGAGGGGATCATCAGAAACGGACATGCTTATGCCACAAAGGAAGGTGAGTGTGGACGTCTGGAttaacagctgtgtgtctgcagtgtctgAGCCCACAGGTGtgatctgctttgtgttttcaggtgaTGTGTATTTTGACATCCAGTCCATTGGGGACAGATATGGCAGGTTTGTGGGAGCTGTAGAATCTCAGGGAGAAACTGGTGAGTCGTCTTCTGGAAAGGAGTTTGACGGAGTTGAACATTTAATAATCTGAACATATTTGCAGGCAGCTCAAATAAATGCGACCCGAGGGACTTCGCCTTGTGGAAGCCGTCTAAACCTCAGGAGCCATACTGGGAGTCTCCGTGGGGCAGAGGACGGCCTGGCTGGCACATCGAATGTTCTACTGTTGCCAGGTTTGGACTCACCACAGCCTGACATTCACTGTAACAGCTGACACGGtgtttatgcagtgctgttgtgtctgtgctggCTCCAGCCGTGTGTTTGGGAGGCAGCTAGATATCCACTCTGGAGGAATCGACCTGGCTTTTCCTCACCATGAGAACGAGATCGCTCAGAGTGAAGCCTATCACCAGTGTGGACAGTGGGCAAACTACTTCCTCCACTCAGGTGAAATTCTGACCATAGACTTCTTCAAATTAGGATTTTCTTTTACAGTTTTCCTTTCTTGTTCTTTATCTTAGGGCACTTACACCTGAAAGGCAGCACAGAGAAGATGTCCAAATCTTTGAAGAACTACATCACCATCAAGGTGGAGTAATCATTAGTTATGATAAATAAATAGTGCCTGCTTATCATGTCTCTGTCATCCAACAGGACTTCCTGCAGTCCTACTCTGCCAATGAATTCAGAATGTTTTGTCTTCTGGCCAAATACAGATCAGGTGGGATTATAATCTTCATGTTGAAACACTCCCCTCAGTCGTGGAGCAGGATGTAGACTATGCCTTGTCTCCACAGCCATAGACTACAGTGACAGCAGTATGGCGGAGGCTCGGACCTGTCTGGAAACAATCTCCAACTTCATCCATGCTGTTCAGGCCTACGTGACGGGTCAACTGCAGTGTTCACCTGTACAGGAAGAGGTCCTCTGGGAGAGGTAGATTCTTCTCCTCGCTCTTCTTCgtcttttctctgtctgtgtcagcagttgTTCTTTCTTCAGGTTGGCTGAGACCAAGTCCAGTACGCTGAAAGCTCTGGCAGATGACTTTGATACGCCGCGAGCCGTCAGCGCTCTGATGAACCTGGTTTATCATGGAAACCGCCAACTCCAACCTGTTTCCACGGTAAGCTGACCGTCCCACCTGCAGGTCACATGATGTGTTCACACCTGGTGGACTGATTGTGgcaccgctgtgtgtgtgtgtacagtgtggtgGAGCAGCCCACAGCTCTGCAGTGTTTGGAGCGATAGTCACTTACATCAGAGACGTCTTGGATGTGTTCGGGGTCGATCTGCTGCACAGTCAGGTCAGATtcattcacacagcaggaaggtgtgtatgtttgtgtgggcTAACGGATGTGCTGTCATGTTCAGGACGCTGGTGCGCTGGGTCATGGAGGAAACCTGCATGCTGTGGTGGAACAGCTGACTCGTTTCAGGAGTGAAGTCCGAGCCTTTGCGCTCACACGTCAGGAGGACTCATCCAAAAAACCTGCACTGTACCCGGACAGGATCCCTTTGCTCAAAGCCTGCGACACCCTCAGGACTGACCTGGCACCGCTCGGAGTGCTGATTAAGGTATTAATATGAAACAAATGGGCTTTTACAGAGGTTAGGATTCTGGACTgatgtgctgttgtgttttcaggacAGAGGAGCCACCTCAACATGGGAGATAAAAGAGAGACACctagaaagaaataaaaaccaGGAGGAATCCAGCTGATATTCTCTACCTCTTCAGTTTAGATTTGATGTGCCTGCATCAGTGTATGAACTCAAATCACAAGATGTAATTATTTTTGTTCCttagttgtgttttttatttacattcaatAAGTGAGATTAAAATCTCTAAAATCCAAGCCCATAACTGGTTCTGATGTGTGACTCGGGTCTTCTTGCTCTCGGTTACTTAAAGCAAAAGTACATTTAGAACCACTCACTGCTGACAGAGGAGCTTTAGCTGGTTTGGAGGATGAGCGCTGAAGCTGCACGTCTTCTCACCAGCTGCTGACATTCACTTCCAGCAGTCAGGCGTCCCGTTATGTGTCCTTCAGGCAGTGCTGCGGCTCTCGGGCATCAGGTTGATGAGAGAGTTGCTGGCCTGAGCCAGCTCTGTGATTGacactctgcctctctgtctgatgAACTGAGCCACTGAGTTCAGCTCCTCTGGGGTAATGGAGATAAACTTCCCTCTGTCATCTATCACACCTGCAGTTACAGAAGACACAAGGATTTAGTCAGTGAACAGGAACAGAGCAGGTTGTTCTTATGTTCTTTCTCAACCACCAACCTGTGAGCGAGCCTTCAGCTAAAAGGTCCTGCAGTCGGGCGATAGCGTCCTGAGTCCTCATTCCAAAGTGAGAGGCCAGGTCCTCCAGGAGGACCACCTTAGAGCTCTGCAAGAGAGAGAAGGCCGTTAAAACACAACATACAGACACTTAAGTGCAGGTCAGAGGGGGCCGAGTCTTACCTCGATGTACTGGATGAACTCTTGCAGCAGGTTGCGTGACTAAagtagagtaaaaaaaaaaacacagactttaacTGATATccaaagatggaggaaaaaaaacgttGAACATGATCTGACATGATCTGACCTGGTCTTCAgagagctgctcctcctctccctggtCTTCAATGATGAAGGAGGCTTTCAGTCTCAggtactcctcttcctctcgtcTTTCCTGCTCCTCTTTGGCTCGGCGCTCCGCTTCTTCCTGAataaagagcagcacagagtgtCAGCTTCtcctcacataaacacacagagctcctgGGAGGACTGAGTGTGACACCTGTTTCTGTTCCAGCAGccgctccttctcctcctcctgccgccTCTCCTGTTCTCTGAGCTCctgcatcctcttcctctcctctctctcctccatctccacctaAGAATTGCAATTATGGGAAAGCAGGGTCCATCAGTCAGTGGTTGTCACAGCTGAAAGGCAGAGGAGTTAGTCTACCATCTGCCTCACCTCTCTCTGGGCCTTCTTGGcctgtttctcctccagcttTCTCTGCTTTTTGGCTCCGACCTTTGCAGTTGGACGGAAAccctgctgctcttcctcttcttcctccacatGCTCCTCCTCTGAAGTCCACAGCATCTCATTACATCACACATTACATACAGCATCTGCTCAGATACAAACACAAACCACGCTTTGAATGTGTTTACCGTGCTCAACGACTTCTCTCTGTTGTCTGTTTGCCATCACGGAAGCGAGGTTCCTCCTCCTGCGAGGCATACCGGCTCCTCGCTCCTCTGCTGCCCGCTGAGGGGCGCCTGCTGCCCGGCCAACATCCCTCTCATGCTCCACATCAGCTGagaaaacataacataacagaagccattacTAAACAAAACAACGGAAGGAATGTCGACCCACTGCAGCCACCGTAGTTTTTGACACATGACAGCTGACTGTGAGCTGACGTAGCATTAAGTCGTCTTGAGTGAAAagttttcataaaaaaacacaatttcacaCCCTTAATATTCGTTCACATATCATACTGTATTTTAAAGACACACCTACGAACCTTAAGTTACGGTTACAGCTTAATATACCCCATGCTaacagttagcattagctcccAGATGTTTAACGTTGGCTCACACGCCCCTTACCTTCCCGTGTTTTCTGCCGCACCTTCACCGCAAAAACAATCAGGACAACGAGGATAGCAGCAGCTATCAGATACAAAGCAATATCCATAACTACTCTGAAATAACTTCACTGAACTTAAATCCCTCAACAGAGCGCTGTACACCTCATAGCGTAGCACCCTTCTTCTTCGGTGTTTGTTGGCGGGGAGTCATGGAGACACGTCGCCACCTGCTGTACCGGCGTTTGTGGCATTAAATCACCAACTAAAAACtattaataattttaaaaaagtgacgaGAATAAGTGTCAAAACGTATTtataagtgttttttgtttcgTACAACGATTTATTAAAAGTATTGGTCGTATATTATTGCTCTTGCGCGCAAATAGTACATTGTACAAACCGgaagtgctaaaatgctaatgctTTTCCGGGCTTTAGGGTTAATTCTTGCTATATGTTAGTCCAATTAGAGAAATTATACTTCACATGACAACAAGCAtacataaaatgtgtgtgtgtgtgtggggggagaATAAAGCTGCATTTTACCTCAGCATATTTTGTGCAGTGCCGCTTGATGCCCAGTAGGTGGCAGACACGCTGCAAACATCTACATGCACACAATGTGAGAAACATCCTTGGAGGGATCGTCTGCTGTTTCACAGTAGTGCTCGAACAAAATGATGCTATTGAGATGTATGATGGGAACTGTAGGATCTTGcagcagaatttttttttaaatctttctaTATAAAAACATGTAGTGACCTGTTATGaaatggcatgtgtgtgtgtgtgtactccagTCTAAACTTAGAGCAGTGAACTCATTCTCCctcacagaggagcaggaagaatGTCCCCGTCAGCACATTTTTCTGTAAGAACAGGAGAGAAGAGAGCAAATGAAAGTGAGGCTAATCATTTAATCCCCTCTCCTACAGAAGGCTCCACTGGGTGTGACAGTACTTTTCCGTCACCAGTGACATCTGGAGGACACATCCTCCTCATTGAGCAGCCACTGCAATCTgatcctccctccctttctctctgtagGTGTGTATATGTTCCACCTTGTACATGGAAATGTTTTGTTGCTACCAAAAACACTAatcatgctggaaaaaaaagagtgtgtgtgtatggaggaTCTTTACTTCAGTGAGTACGGTGTCCTCTGAGCAGATGAATTTCAGCGGATCtcagctctgtgtttttttgctgtgggctgtaaatgtgtctctgctgtgataAGCGTGACTATATTTGTGCAGAGAATTGATGCTATCTTATATAGTTTACAAAGATGGTGCGTGAGAGTCTAAAGTTGAAGGTGAGCCCTGGAAGGACACTCTACTTGCCGCAGTCCTTATTTCCTGGTTCACTGCTCAGGTGATCTATGGGGGGCGGAGATTactgcagctccactcctgctACCAGAAAACCTGCAATATACAATGAAGAATGTGAAAAGATGGCAGATGACCTCGGAGCGTCACGCTTTGTCAAACCTCCGGAGGTCAGTTCCCCCATGAGAAGAGCTGACCAGCCTGTGCAGGTGTAGCAGCGTGGATGCAGTCATGATGATATCTGTAGTAGGAAGTAGTAGTAAGAAGGGGGCAGGGCAGAGAGGCAGGAAGAGGTGCACTGTTCTGCCGGGACAAGGTGACTCTTCACGCTCACCTGAAAGTATTTACAACAGAAAGAACCTCCTTCATGTTTTCACAGGAGGACAGCATGAGAGGAATTTGTGGGAACGGCCACATTGTCTGCTCCTTTGTGGTTTAATTCATAGCCTGACTAGAGACAAAAGCTGCAGTGGGATTGAGAAATATTATGCGTGGTTTCAAAATCTCACTACAAACAGCAGATTAGTCAGAGAGTTTCTTTTCCCTCTTCTgcacacatgaaacacacatttttatgattGCCATGCATTTACGTGCTGCTTGGTCAACTGCAGTCGGCAGTTAGGAAATAAAGCCATTGCAGAAGGCGCACAGACGTCCGTGTTAAAACTCCAAAGCAGCGTGTCAACCCTTTAAGCTTTAAGCCGCCATCTTTAACCAAAGACAGGTGAGTGCAGACACGTGAAGGGCAGTGCAAAAGCGGACTGTACTCATAGACTTTGTTGACACTGAGTGGTGATCCGTGACCGTGATTTTGTTGTCGTCACAATAGAAGTAGGTGACGTTGACACGTGTGGAGCAGATGAAGTTCCGATCTTCATCATCACTGAAATCTGACGTGTAATAATCCTTAGCGAGGACAGGACGATCTGGGATTTTGTATTCTCTTATCAGGTGCAGCAGACTCTGTTAatggttgtgtgttttatatgacTGCAGGTCAGGGCGTGTTGTGGTACTTTCACCTTGTTCTTCAAGGGCATCATGGTGGACTCACAGTGTCTTCTTTGTCAGCCACACAATGCTGCTTTACCTTTCAACAAGTGCTAATATGAGGCCTTCGGTCATGTGACCACGCAGCCTTTTCTTATTCCAAACAGATGCTGCAGACTCACAAAATCATCAGATTGAGCACTTCCTTTACCCTTCAGCCTGCACGAGTGCCACCGTCACTCCCACCACGCACACTTCAACTGTTGTGAGTCTCATCAGAGCAAACACGACATAAAGCTGCCGTTGAGCTGAGCGCCTATCAGTTTCACTTGTCAGACAAAAAAACCTCACTGCTGCTAAAACCACAATCATCTGAGTCTGAGTCACTTCAAAACAAGACTTTCATAACAGCTTAAAGAGCCGGAGTCTAATTCTGCCTCAGGTTATCTATCTGGCTCAAATATTAACCATCACATGAATTATTGGAAGGAATGAGCGCTAAACTTTATGCTGGGGTTTGCAGCAGCTAAATATGAGCAAGGAGTGGATTAATTTGTAACCAGTTTCGCAAGAACAGCATCAGGAGTGCGGCAGGTCAAGACGTCTGGAGAGCCGCATGAAAGTTTAATACGTTGGGAGTGTTGGTTACACagtggaca
This region of Parambassis ranga chromosome 2, fParRan2.1, whole genome shotgun sequence genomic DNA includes:
- the LOC114447373 gene encoding probable cysteine--tRNA ligase, mitochondrial, yielding MLLRTMWRHSVRLRGAKRLYVGFSTAARTRSCCGTPGKTWVRPSGFDTGVKTYNSLTKQKEPLILAREGVATWYSCGPTVYDHAHLGHACSYVRFDILQRILSRMFGVTVIHAMVITDIDDKIIKRSWEENVSSAFLSRMYEDEFKKDMLSLKVIPPAVYLRVTENVHHIVAFIEGIIRNGHAYATKEGDVYFDIQSIGDRYGRFVGAVESQGETGSSNKCDPRDFALWKPSKPQEPYWESPWGRGRPGWHIECSTVASRVFGRQLDIHSGGIDLAFPHHENEIAQSEAYHQCGQWANYFLHSGHLHLKGSTEKMSKSLKNYITIKDFLQSYSANEFRMFCLLAKYRSAIDYSDSSMAEARTCLETISNFIHAVQAYVTGQLQCSPVQEEVLWERLAETKSSTLKALADDFDTPRAVSALMNLVYHGNRQLQPVSTCGGAAHSSAVFGAIVTYIRDVLDVFGVDLLHSQDAGALGHGGNLHAVVEQLTRFRSEVRAFALTRQEDSSKKPALYPDRIPLLKACDTLRTDLAPLGVLIKDRGATSTWEIKERHLERNKNQEESS
- the LOC114447404 gene encoding DDRGK domain-containing protein 1-like; this translates as MDIALYLIAAAILVVLIVFAVKVRQKTREADVEHERDVGRAAGAPQRAAEERGAGMPRRRRNLASVMANRQQREVVEHEEEHVEEEEEEQQGFRPTAKVGAKKQRKLEEKQAKKAQREVEMEEREERKRMQELREQERRQEEEKERLLEQKQEEAERRAKEEQERREEEEYLRLKASFIIEDQGEEEQLSEDQSRNLLQEFIQYIESSKVVLLEDLASHFGMRTQDAIARLQDLLAEGSLTGVIDDRGKFISITPEELNSVAQFIRQRGRVSITELAQASNSLINLMPESRSTA